In Mercurialis annua linkage group LG5, ddMerAnnu1.2, whole genome shotgun sequence, a single genomic region encodes these proteins:
- the LOC126681202 gene encoding protein NUCLEAR FUSION DEFECTIVE 4-like, which yields MGFLQSSSSSSSYFTTLKWLGFVTAVWVQAISGNNYTFSNYSDALKTLMNLNQLQLNNLSVAKDVGKAFGLLAGLASDRLPTPVILLIGSIEGLVGYGAQWLVVSRKIQPLSYWQMSIFLCLGGNSTTWMNTAVLVTCIRNFRRNRGPVSGILKGYVGLSTAIFTDLCSALFADNPASFLLMLAIIPFAVCLAAVVFLREIPPSTSVEEEKEEFKYFSVFNVVAVIVAVYLLGYGFIPNPSRALSLGFVIVLSILLASPMAVPVFSFVKTWNLKRSNDKSDDIEGKISEPLLSGAENTVQTGEINEKTEVTAVEEVPAAKKKPEIGEEHTIMEVLWTVDFWVLFVSFLCGVGTGLAVMNNLGQIGLALGYTDVSIFVSLTSVWGFFGRIGSGSISEYFIKKAGTPRPIWNAASQILMAIGYILMAMALPGSLYIGSIVVGICYGVRIAVTVPTASELFGLKYYGLIYNILILNLPLGSFLFSGLLAGLLYDAQATPTPGGGNTCVGAHCYRLVFVIMAIVCVIGFGLDVLLSIRTKKVYSKMQSSRRSKKLTAASNNR from the exons atGGGTTTTCTCcagtcttcttcttcttcttcctcttatTTTACTACTCTCAAATGGCTTGGTTTTGTCACTGCCGTTTGGGTTCAAGCTATTTCTGGCAACAATTACACTTTTTCTAATTACTCTGATGCTCTCAAAACTCTTATGAATTTGAACCAGCTTCAACTTAATaatttatccgtcgctaaagatGTCGGTAAAGCGTTTGGTTTACTAGCTGGTCTCGCCTCTGATCGGTTGCCGACGCCTGTTATTCTTCTTATTGGTTCTATTGAAGGTCTTGTCGGTTATGGAGCTCAATGGCTCGTCGTTAGTAGGAAAATTCAACCTCTTTCTTACTGGCAG ATGTCAATATTCCTCTGTCTGGGAGGAAACAGCACGACATGGATGAACACGGCGGTTTTAGTGACATGCATCCGCAATTTCCGGAGAAACAGAGGTCCGGTTTCCGGCATCTTGAAAGGCTATGTAGGATTAAGCACCGCCATTTTCACCGACCTCTGTTCGGCTCTGTTCGCCGACAATCCGGCTAGCTTCCTCTTAATGCTCGCAATTATCCCGTTCGCGGTCTGTCTCGCAGCCGTCGTCTTCCTCCGGGAGATTCCACCTTCTACCTCTGTAGAGGAAGAGAAGGAAGAATTCAAATACTTTTCCGTCTTCAACGTCGTCGCCGTTATCGTCGCTGTTTATCTATTAGGATACGGGTTTATCCCGAATCCTAGCAGAGCACTGTCGTTAGGGTTCGTGATTGTATTATCAATCCTATTAGCCTCACCAATGGCGGTTCCGGTTTTCTCTTTCGTAAAAACCTGGAACCTGAAGCGCTCAAACGACAAATCAGACGACATCGAAGGGAAAATCAGCGAACCGCTGCTGAGCGGAGCTGAAAACACTGTGCAAACCGGAGAGATCAATGAAAAGACGGAGGTTACAGCGGTGGAGGAAGTGCCCGCGGCGAAGAAGAAGCCGGAAATCGGGGAGGAACACACGATTATGGAGGTGTTATGGACAGTGGACTTCTGGGTATTGTTTGTTTCGTTTCTGTGTGGAGTGGGTACTGGGCTAGCCGTGATGAACAATTTGGGACAGATTGGATTGGCTCTTGGATACACAGATGTCTCCATTTTTGTTTCTCTTACAAGTGTTTGGGGATTTTTTGGAAGGATTGGTTCTGGTTCTATTTCTGAATACTTTATCAA GAAAGCAGGAACACCAAGGCCGATTTGGAATGCAGCATCCCAAATTTTAATGGCAATTGGCTACATTCTCATGGCGATGGCTCTGCCTGGTTCCTTATACATCGGTTCCATCGTTGTTGGTATTTGCTACGGAGTTCGTATTGCCGTCACAGTCCCAACAGCCTCTGAATTGTTTGGACTCAAATACTATGGTCTAATTTACAACATTCTAATTCTCAATCTTCCACTCGGCTCCTTTCTCTTCTCGGGTTTGCTTGCCGGACTTCTATACGATGCGCAAGCTACCCCAACGCCAGGTGGCGGCAACACTTGTGTCGGTGCACATTGTTATCGGCTGGTTTTCGTCATCATGGCTATTGTTTGTGTGATTGGATTTGGTTTGGATGTTTTATTGTCAATTAGAACAAAGAAGGTTTATTCCAAGATGCAAAGTAGCAGGAGATCAAAGAAACTGACTGCAGCATCCAACAACCGGTAA